AGGTTAGCCTTTCATCTTCCGGCCGTGTTTACAGCGTATTTACTTTTCACTTTCGCAGCTCTGCTCTTTGGCTTCATGTACTTCGAGGTCGCCTCCTATTCGCGTGTGATGCATGTCAATCATGTACGTCCCAATGCCACGCACTGGCAACACAATCAGACGCACCTGGCACGCCCAGCTCAGCACTATCAGCCGGCGCATGTCCAACCTGTAGTGTATGCTCCACCGCCGCAGTATCATGCTCAGCCTGCTCCAATTGGTTTCGTGCCTCAGCCACAGCAAGCGATCTACAGCTATCCGAGCAATAATACTTATCACTATAACAACACCTATCCAATGCGTCAGAACTACACCAGGCCAGCATTTAGTTTGAGTCACTTATTCGGTTAAGCAATTAACAAGGCTTTGAGTTtcaattttttcaataaaacattttttattcacTTCTTCGCTTGAACAATTAAAgtctttgcatttaattttttgtttggcagttaattatttaaaaatttgtttttaaagttgcTGGAGTTTATAATTTGGGAGTGTTGACaagacccaacattcgttgcaaggattgggaaaaacccaaaaataaaaacccaatcaggtctgggttagtgttaattattaataaggCTTTGAATTCcaattttttcaataatcatttattattCGGCAGTCAATCAGCTGTAGCTTGCGATGAACTGCGTTCAGCATATGATCATCGTGTTAAATTTGCTTTCCGGTATTCCAGGAacgttaaatatatatagtgaTGTACAAATGATGATGTTGCTCCAGTTATATGGATGTTAAGTCAAGGGTGCGGATATATATAGTTCATGTTAATTGAATGCTGGGGACGGCGAATACAGTTCTACATAGAGGATGCCAGTATACGGATAAGTGGAAGTATATCAGCTTTGAACTTATTAGAGATTTTTTAAGCAGAGCCGTCCTATTTAATTTGAGGTAATACCGACGATGATCATTAAGTAAAACCAAAGACCGTAGAGGATCTCCCACGCCGCAGTCGTTATAAAACTCCCACGCCGCAGTCCAGGACCCGAAGGTAATTCCCACGCCGCCGTCTTACCCTTGGTGCTACCTCCCACGACGCCGTCAGCCTTTGCTGCAACTCCCGCGCCGCAGTCCAGAGCCTCCAGTAAGTCCCACGCCGCCGTCTTACCCTTTGTGCTACATCCCACGACGCCGTCAGTGCTGCCGCAACTCCCGCGCCGCATTCGATTCATATCCCTCGCCGCCCTGGTACCAAGATGATGAGGAAAAACTATCCTAGCAGAAGTGTAGTCCCTAGCGCCCTCTCCTAAGTCCCTACGAAGCCCTACAAAGTCCCTCGAAGAAAAATAATACGATCCCACGCTGCGGTCCTAAATTGGTATCCAACGCTGCCGTCAATTCTAGGATCCATCGCTGCCGTCGATTCTAGGATCCAACGCTGCCGTCAATTCTAGGATCCATCGCTGCCGTCGATACTTGGATTCCAACGCTGCCgtcaatgcaataaaatttgattcTTGCCCAATTGTAGATTAATACAAAATTCGAAAGAATTGCGAATACTGCTGAGAAATTCTAAACGCCACCACGAAAAGTCCAAAGGAAGAAGTGAATACGGCCTCATCTGTATTTGTTGCCCAGTTAGCAgtggtattggtattggttGTAGTAGAAGTAGATAAACCCAAATATTGAGAGATTCGAAATCTTGAGTACGCCTATCCCGCTGTCGCCAGGCTCAACTGCATATACACGTAGGGGGAGGTAGAGGATGCGAAGAAAGCGTATGAGAAGCTTTGCAGTTGTCCTCAGCGTCAGTGTACCATATGTTTAGAAGTGTGGGTGTGTCCAAAAGTAGAGAACGAGAGAAAAACTAGCGCCGATAAGCAGCAGATCCAAAAGTGATAGTCCTAGTCCTAAGTCCTACATGCTCGAAGCGAAACAAGTggttgtggtggtggtggttttgttttttgtgcatGTCGATGACAATTGATGGTTTCTCATATCTTGAATGTTAGTAGATGGTGCTCGTAGTCTCGCACCGTAGGATGATAATAGTATGTGACGATGCTAAAGCAAGCGAAGATAACTCCAATacgtgcaactgcaactggaaCTGCTTTCCAAATTCACACAACTGCAGATTGGGTGGACATCGAACAATGTCGTCGAAAACCCAGAAAAATCTCGAGATAGCTTCACATGAAGTTGAAGAAAAAGCTGCTAGGCCTTGCCAGGCCCGTCGTctcaatgctgctgccgccgctgcagaCATACGGATTTGATCGGATCGGATCAGTGTCGAAAGCCCCAGGACACAGTACGGACGCTCTCGTCGCCCACACACATCGACACAGGGGCTCTGTTGTCTGAAGCACACCAGGAAAGGGAGGAAGAAATGCTGCCACTCTTCAGGTCACTGCCTCAGACTCGACCTCGACCTCTGCCGCTCGTTAGGTTGGCGCTTAGGCTAAGCGAAAATCTTTTACATGTCACAGTTTTTACAATAACAGAATACATAGTAGTGTTTTACAATAAATTCTTGTTGGCTACAAGCCGAGACAtaagttaacaataaaattgcctAATGGGGTGGCGCTAACGCCAGAAGATGTTCCAGCTGCCAGCAGGATGTCGGACATCTACTACGGCTGTAAGTACAATTTTGCAAAAGTTGAACTAAaacataagaaaaaaaaaaaacaaataaataaaaaaaaactaaaaaaaaaatgaatgatAGAAACTTGTGTAGTTGCGCGTGTCTCATTTGATTCCCTTTTGAGTACAACATCGTCATAATTTGGGCAACAATTTGCTGTGCCATTGAGCTGCATTgagagctgtgtgtgtggtaagAATTGTGTGATTGTAGCATAAAATTTTACCTGCAAAGCGTAAcatacaccaacaacaacaacgacgacgacgatgacgatgacaaTAGAGGAATAATACTCAAGTCTGTCTTGTCTGGATGTTTGTTTGGTATGTTTTTGTCAGCTCTTTGGCTTCGAGCTGTCTCGTTGTATATCGTATTGGATTCCCTTTTACGATTCGAATTGCGTGTCGCGTTAGGCCAGGAGCTTGCTGcatctgctttgctttgaggTGCTGCGGGTTAGGCTATGCTCAACtggtttttgctttgcgtACGCTTGTTAAGAGAGAGATTGGTATtgtgtatgtttgttgttaagagctttgtgtgtttgtttgtgtgttgcgctgctgcagtaCCACCTCGCAATTGATTCCCTATTGCGGTATGCTGAACGTTGCGCCAGGAGTTAAGCGCTCAACTGGCCAAAGCGTAGCGTAGAGCGCGCTCTCTGCTGGGAACTGCATACTCTCTCTCTAGCTAGCTTTAAACGATACGTCTTCGAACACTAATCGCATTTGATTCCCTTTGCGATGGACTTGGATGAGTGATAGATTGATTACCGCATTCTCTATAAGCTAAGGGGAGAAGGATGTGGGTTTTTGGATATATAATTAGGAATTACAACCCGTTGAAGAATTAAAGCGTAAGCAATATATAAACGCTGTGCTCGCTCCCCTTGCTTGGCGGTCTGCCTTACTCTGTCTGCTCTGCCTTTATAGatcatctgctgctgctgatgcttcTGCTTGAACACTAATCGCATTTGATTCCCATTTGCgaaagtagctgctgctgctgctgctgctgtttgcttgacTTGATTGCTGGGATATTAAATATATCATAGCTGCtaccaagagagagagaagaaaagatagacaacaacatgcatacacatacatacgcacacacaacGAAGTATCTATAGAGCATACACAGCATTGGTTGCGGTAGTTGTAGTCGCTGACGTAGGATGCTGACGTAGACGACGAAGCTTTGGGTTTTGGCGTGGCTTAGCTTTGCCCTTGTAGGCCGTGCGCAGCTGCCCGATAACAACGACAACCCATCAGCTCGTCTCGCCTCACAGGCAAGTGCGAGTGCTGGATATTGTGTGGTGTGGCGGGTCTCGGTCCAAACGCGTGTGTTTCCCTTTAGCGCGGACCGAGCGCATATTTCTATGCGGTGCATATGCATCAAGTGTTCCCGACTTGAGCGCGCCCAGGCAGCACGTGTGCTCTCTGTGTGATACGTTAGTTCGCTTTCGCTTGTGTTTTGTGCTCTATAGGAAGAGAAAAACATTAAGTAGTACGAGAGCGCGATCAACAGCTGGTTTTCTCGCATAGCTTTTATATAgcattcttgttgttgttataatggttgttgttgcggtgTTATTTTGACATTGCTTGTTATATTCATAGATAGTTAGCATAATACATACAGCACCCTAAATACATTATGCATTAATGTATCGTTATTCGTTGCATCGTTACGGATTCCCTTTGAACGATTCTCGCTGAGCGACAGAAATATTTGCGATATTAAAGTGGAACTCAtctcatacatacacatatccTATATATGATGATCCATAGTAAATTCGATATCGATGTACACAGGCACATTCAACTGTGTCACACATCGCTGCaaaaagtgcaagtgcaagtgcaaatggcaaaaaagaaaacagatTAGGAGCAAAAGAAAAGTCTCACGCTTCTTCTGTTGGCATCATCATGTGTGGATTCGATTCTCATTTCATTCTCAACATTCATCGACAAAAATTCGTGACATTCGAAATTTGTGTggtattaaatttttgattttgatgtgTTGTGGTTTTTTGGCTTTCAAGTTGGCATTTGATTCCCTTTGCCTCTAGAAATTTTGCTATAATGTAACAGTAGTTGTTTTCATTGTGCATTTCCAAAAAGTTGTTTGTGTATATTCATAAACACTGCAATAGACATAAATAAAGACTGCAGGAAGGAAGGGTGAAATTAAAGGTTAGCGAATCCTCTTGCAGGAACAATCAACTGCATTCGTAACTATAAAATACGattagagagagaaagagaaaaagcGATATTTTGTTCCAAAATTATGTATGCAAAAGCATTATATAAATACTGTCTTGATATATTGTAGCGGAAGCGGCGGTTCCTCGCCTAGTAGACATATAGATCATATGACAATCATGTATCAATCAGTCTCAATATAATCCAATATGCGCAGGCACAGATCAACTGCGTcatattgctataaaaatacgAAAGACATATTTATGTGgcaaaagcgcataaattacaTGAATTGTTTTGAGGTCCAAGAGGAGTCTGCACTCTGTAATCTTCAATCGATCGTTCTATCATAACTTATGCATTGAGAGTTCAGATCTACAAAAACATAGAATATCCAAATTGAGGCTGTAgcaaattacattaattacTCTGCGCGGTTAGCTTATAGTAGTGCTAGCTGTTGGCTGTTCCACCCATAATTAGCCTTATATTATCATCATTAAGTTGCATGTGGGCCTCATTGATTGATAGTAGCAAATGTGCTAAAAGATAATATGAAACAAAAGCGACATTTTGTTCAGATTATATAAAAGGAAAATGTGATTTACGCTTTTCGTATGGTATGGTATGGTCTCCCATATGGATCTTTCTGCGAGTTTTCATTTCACACTCTCTAGATCTCTCTCACTTGCAGATGCACGCAGGCACCGCTCAACTGCGTTGGCAtcgctaaaaatataaaccagaaaacaaatttttgttgtccTAAACTATAAATGAGAATGTTACGTGCTGGGGTTCTTTCATATACATGTATATCTTTTCTCAGTCGAGTTGTTTCGCCATGAAGAGTACTTTTTCATCTCATAATGCCTTCCTAGACGCACACAGGCACCGTTCAACTGTGTGACGCCGCTACAAGAGATTGGAAGCCCTAATAAAggcatatttgttatataaataatatataaaacttcTTCCATATTTTCCATTCCAAGTATAAGAATCTCATAAATAGCCTGCCTTTGCCAAATGGGTTTTGTTCATCTAAACCAAGTTCTAGATACGTGCAGGCACCGTTCAACTGCAAACGCATCGCTAAAAGACATTTTTGGCAtataaaaagagagaaaaaagagAAGAGAGCCTGCCATTTGGGGGAGTATATCATCCTCATGATTTGTAATAATCTCTGCTGCAATGTGCAAGtgttaattaacaaaagcaaattccCATGCGGCTTACATGCCAATAATAAAGTGTAGACATATGTAGAAGGGGCGGGCCACAAGTAGAACAAGACACGAcgatgctgatgatgacgacgacgacatgACGCAGTTGTAGacgttgttgatgatgattaGATAAAGTTGTTGCGTCGTTGTTGTatcatttgtataaatattccGCCGCGTCACAGGCACATTCAACTGTGACGCTCGATTATACGCTTCTGTAAATCTATttcaaaaagcaaattgttgtttgcgtTCGCAGCTGATATACCAAATACcgtgtgtatatatagatagctAGCTATTTGTGTGGAGATGGGTGGTTGGTAGGTGAGCGGCACATCAGCAACTGCCTAAGCGCGCACATATGTAGAGTAGGTTGGTGATTCTCATTTATGGTTGATATGCTGTGGTGGTGGTTCCCTTGTTGTTGGTGGTTGGTGACGTTGATCACACTCTCGGCACCGACCAGGAACTCGAAGcatacgcacgcacacacagccagccagacacAGAGATATAGAGATAGGCTAGAGAATAGTTGAGCTGAACTgaggctgaagctgctgctgtagctgctgctgtagccgCGTGCAATATCCGCCTTGTCcccaaaagtaaaatttactCTGTCAGCGCATCTGGCATTTCTATTGGGCATTGGAGACTCGGTGGtgtttgctgccgctgcatctgctgctgcttgccgctgctgcttcggcGAACTGTTGGCTAGGTAGGACGGACAGACGTGAAGACTCACTCAGTGTTTACAAAATACCCATagatatgtatgcatgtatataaattcattGCTGTGAGAGGATCGCATCGATGTTTCATTATATGATGGATGATTCATTGCGAATAGCGATTGCGAATGCGATTCATTCCGTTCCTCCTCATCGTTGCCATTAACGTATCGAGGAGCAGGAAAActgtaaaacaaaatcaattataGACCAAATATGTATACGACAAATGTGTGGGCGAGAAAagtagtacatacatatgtgtaaataataaagGCAACactcaatttcaaaattacatacaatatagttttatttatgttaacaTACAATGATCAGTTCTgcgagtgtttttttttttatctaaattatatacaaagtcAAAACAGAGTTTTCGCTTCTTGCTAGACTACAAACTAATagtattttgaaaataaagctTATGTTTCGGATTCAATATGAATCAACAAATTGCGTGTTTTGTTTcactaagaaaataaaatcacCCACACATGCACAGCTTGGAattgtgcatatgtgtgtatatgaaGATACAAGCGGACAGTGTATGACGAAAATAGAAATAGCGGACCAGTATTTTTATCCAAGAGagaagagcaacaaaggcatTCGCATTGCTCATGTGtacgtgcatgtgtgtgagtaacAACGAGTCTGTCCGTATACATACAAGCACATgcgcatacacacaaaaaagcaaTATGGCGTCGCCTTTGTTTGCATGCTCCCTCTCTTACTACATTCCATTGTGAAATCTTcacttggtttttttttgttatctttGTTTCAACAAAACTAACTAGGttataactaattaaaatatatatgtatatgtatataatttacaaaccGAGTATTTATCCCGGACCAAAGGCTTCATTTCTGTTGAGCGTTGGAATAGACAGCAGCGCCAATTGACTCACGTTTGCTCGTCCTCATCTTACACTCTTCACAGCTCTCAGCCTTCACATTTTTCATTACAATCTTATGCACAACAGCTTTGCACACGTTTTGCGACTGCAAATGAGAAATTTCGTTTcgtaaaaactaatttaacaaatgaaCGGAAAAAATTGTGTGTAGAAAATAGGAAAcaatttttctgttttgtgaAAATTGAGAAAATACTAGAACGCGTGCGCTCTCTCGACTGAACGAATGATTATAGATTTGTCTCTGTCACACTAACTATGCACAGCAATGGCACACTGTGTTTGACTTTGATgattatagttgttgttgttgccgctgctgctgatgatgatattgttgttgttactgctgctcgtactgtagttgttgttattactgctgctcaagctgctCAAAAAGCTATCGAGGCCACTGAGCTCGCTTCTCCACAAGTTATTTTCATTACTGCGACGTTCGAACTCTGCCTCTTCGTCAGCGTTGGCATTGGAATCGCTGGCACAATGCGTTTTGCCATGTGGAACAAATTTCGTTTGCATGTCGAGCCAGCGACTGAAACGTTCCTGCTGCTTCCTTCGCAGCTCCTGCTCAGCCTGGAGCAGCGCTGTCGACAAAATGGCGTTCACACGCAGCCCACCAGAGCCACGCAATTTGCGACGCATTTGTACGCGTTTCATGCGAATATTGCGCACCCAATAAGTTAACGTTTTGGGCTGCTCAATACCATCGCATTCGTCGTAATAAGCAACCATTTTTGCTGTAAAAATTaactttcttttcttttctggtatacacacacacctcGCTgtgactgcagctgctgcagataATGATTCACTTTCTAGTTATGTAACCTTGCACTTCAGACACGGACAAAACTGCACGTCCGTTCAGCACTAATgttcaattcaaaatgaacAGAGCGAAGAGAGCGCACGCTATTTATATGTCGCTGCGAGCATGTTGGCTGCGCATggcgagtgagagagatagagagcttTGCTGTGTATGTATGACCTGGTATAACATAATACCTGATTTTATTGTATGTTTCTGCAAAGACCTTATGCAGACAGCAGCATAAAGCCACATCCAGACTGCagcttgcagttgcagcataTTCAGGTAAACGGGTTGTTTGATAAGGGTTGTTTTAATTCTACCTAGATTTTTTCTTGAAAATTCTTGCACGTTCGCCATTTTGATGGTATAGTTGTTGTATTTCATCCAGTGTTGCCATAGCAGCTAATTTTAGGGTAGATctagtatttttaaaatttaataaataaaaaatttaatttcaatgatATCAtactcatttaaattatatgcgtTGGCTAAGATTGCGTCTGCTGCTTAGTTGTCAGTCAGCGCTGTGTTATTTGCGTTTTTAGTCCAACCATTTGTTCAAAAGCAACAACGCGCGAAAAATGTACAATGTTACCATGCATCTATGGTAATAtggcatacaaaaatataccaATATACTAAACACCCAGGGCTTCAGTAGCAAAGCTTCAAACTGTGAGCGATGCTTGTAAAACTGTATGATGAAGAACTCTACTATAGAGTTCGATATTAATGAATGTTATCTGAGCGCTATTTTTGAATGTGCTTAATGCAAAGTTATGAATAATACTTATTGAAAGGAAGAACGGCAATGAAAATGATAGTTGAGAGAAGCtgttttgtgtataaatacacatgtataacttttcaatgcaaaatcatttatttaattagcaacgTAATGCTCAAATAAAcatacaatacaatttaaCCACAagatatacacatatacatatgtatgtatatttatatttggaGAAATGTTGAACGTGCATTTGAATTCAACAGCTGCCGGCAGCCAGTACACTTTGCCACCTCGTCGAGCACACAACGCGAATAATAACGGTAAAAGATCAGGTCAGTGCAATTGGCAAAACGTAGTGAAAAACGGAGGAGGAGGTGAAGGCGTTAAATTTTGCATGTaccgtatgtgtgtgtatgaaaaacaattcaatattttggagatattcaaataaacaaaacgtcTCGCGTGCGCCACTTGGTCAAGAGTGAAAACAGATCCGTTGGCCGCCACAACGAAAGTGCGGGGGCGTAGAGGCGAAGAAGTTTCTGCGATGACGGCACTTTAAACGATTGATTGCAGACTATAAAGCGTTTTGTGTGTCAATAACATATGTATTTAAGCGAATTTTCCTCAATTTTCATGAATGAGTCGAGTCGGTGGACACAGAAATTACGAAAACCGAAATTGTAgtgtaaacaaaatcaaacagcATGGAAAATGTGCGGTTTTCCATAATTGTAAGTGCCACAGtgatattttgtttgtttgtttgttgctgtttttggtTAATTGCCTTGTTTATTTTGGCAGGAGAACGAACTAAAATGGCAC
The DNA window shown above is from Drosophila busckii strain San Diego stock center, stock number 13000-0081.31 chromosome 3L, ASM1175060v1, whole genome shotgun sequence and carries:
- the LOC108599790 gene encoding uncharacterized protein LOC108599790 — protein: MFKSYQLPLALALLFGFMYFEVASYSRVMHVNHVRPNATHWQHNQTHLARPAQHYQPAHVQPVVYAPPPQYHAQPAPIGFVPQPQQAIYSYPSNNTYHYNNTYPMRQNYTRPAFSLSHLFG
- the LOC108599787 gene encoding putative uncharacterized protein DDB_G0281733, which gives rise to MVAYYDECDGIEQPKTLTYWVRNIRMKRVQMRRKLRGSGGLRVNAILSTALLQAEQELRRKQQERFSRWLDMQTKFVPHGKTHCASDSNANADEEAEFERRSNENNLWRSELSGLDSFLSSLSSSNNNNYSTSSSNNNNIIISSSGNNNNYNHQSQTQCAIAVHS